In Pectobacterium actinidiae, the DNA window GGAGCCTGTTCCTTATTTCCAGAAGCTGGTTTCCAATATCGAAGAACGCATGGCGCTGGTTGTTGACCCCATGCTGGCAACCGGCGGCTCAATGATCGCGACGATCGACCTGCTGAAAAAAGCGGGTTGCCACAGCATTAAGGTGCTGGTCTTGGTCGCGGCGCCAGAAGGGATTGCTGCACTGGAAAAAGCCCACCCAGATGTCGAGCTTTACACGGCATCTATCGATAAAGGCCTCAACGAGCAGGGGTACATCATGCCGGGCCTCGGTGATGCGGGCGATAAAATATTTGGTACGAAATAACAGGTAAGCCGACTTGATAGTCGGCTTTTTTTTGGCGTAAACCTAAGTATTGCGATCGTGCGCCACAGGCTGTGTTTCGTCACACGCGGTTCTTTTATACATCAGCAGTCAACAGGATCCTGCTTCACTACGGTGGGGGCGGGATGCGTCTGGCTGTCATAAGAAGTGCGGGTCTACCTGCACACATAAATAGCAACACTACAGAGGATATTGAAGATGACTCGTCGCGCCATCGGGGTAAGTGAACGACCACCCTTGTTACAAACCATCCCGTTGAGTTTCCAGCATCTGTTTGCGATGTTTGGCGCTACCGTTCTGGTGCCCATTCTGTTCAAGATCAATCCGGCCACCGTACTGTTATTCAACGGTGTGGGGACGCTGCTTTATTTATTCATTTGTAAGGGAAAAATCCCAGCGTACTTGGGGTCAAGTTTTGCGTTTATTTCCCCGGTTTTACTGCTGCTGCCGTTAGGATATGAAGTTGCGCTGGGTGGTTTCATTATGTGCGGCGTGTTGTTCTGTCTGGTGGCGCTCATTGTAAAGAAGGCGGGCACCGGTTGGCTGAATGTGCTATTCCCACCTGCGGCGATGGGGGCGATTGTCGCCGTTATCGGCCTTGAACTGGCGGGCGTCGCGGCAGGAATGGCCGGGCTGCTGCCTGCCGATGGCACATCTGTCGATTCCACTGCGGTGACGATTTCACTGGCGACGCTGGCGATCACTATTCTGGGTTCGGTGCTGTTTCGCGGCTTCCTGGCGATTATCCCGATTCTGATCGGGGTACTTGCTGGTTATGCGCTGTCGTTCGCGCTGGGCGTGGTCGATTTAACCCCGATTCGTGAAGCGCACTGGTTCGCGATGCCAACATTCTATACGCCACGCTTTGAGTGGTTTGCCATTCTGGCGATTCTGCCTGCGGCGCTAGTGGTGATTGCGGAGCACGTCGGCCATCTGGTGGTAACGGCGAATATCGTGAAGAAAGACCTGATGCGTGAGCCGGGGCTGCACCGCTCCATGTTCGCCAACGGCATTTCTACCGTGCTGTCCGGTTTCTTCGGCTCTACGCCGAACACGACCTACGGCGAAAACATCGGCGTACTAGCGATTACCAAAGTGTATAGCACCTGGGTGATTGGCGGTGCGGCGATCCTCGCGATTCTGCTTTCCTGCGTGGGCAAACTGGCGGCGGCGATTCAGGCTGTACCGGTTCCGGTTATGGGCGGCGTGTCGCTGCTGTTGTACGGCGTGATCGGCGCGTCCGGTATTCGCGTGCTGATTGAATCCAAAGTCGATTACAACAAAGCGCAAAATCTGATCCTGACCTCCGTGATTCTGATCATCGGCGTCAGCGGCGCGAAAGTGCATCTGGGTTCGACCGAACTGAAAGGCATGGCGCTGGCGACCGTTGTCGGTATCGGCATGAGTCTGGTGTTTAAGGTCATCAGCCTGTTCCGCAAAGAGGAAGAGATCCTCGATGCGCCGGAAGAGAACGACGCGCGTTCATAGCCGCATCATTCCCCCTGTTGAGGCCGTGCGTATCGCATTCTCAACAGGGCCCGGTTTCTGTGATAAACTCGATTCGTTTCCTGCCCGTTTTGCTTGAGGTGATTCTGAACACGCCGGCACAGCTTTCATTGCCACTCTACTTACCCGATGACGAAACATTTGACAGTTTCTATCCGGGTGAAAACGCGTCTCTTCTTGCCGCCGTCAATAATGCTTTATATCAAGAGCATGGTAGCTATATCTATTTCTGGTCACGCGAAGGGGGCGGACGCAGCCATCTGTTGCATGCTGCCTGCGCCGAATTGTCGCGCCAGGAACGTGCGGTGGGCTATGTGCCGCTGGATAAACGTGCCTACTTTGTGCCGGATGTGCTGGAAGGGATGGAGCAACTGGCGTTGGTGTGCATCGATAACATCGAATCTATCGCGGGCGATGAAGAGTGGGAAATGGCGGTGTTTAATCTGTATAACCGCATTCAGGAAACAGGACGTGCCCGGCTGTTGATTACCGGCGATCGTCCGCCGCGTCAGCTGAATTTACGTCTGCCCGATCTGGCTTCTCGTCTCGACTGGGGACAAATTTACAAGCTACAACCTTTGTCGGATGATGAGAAAGGGGAAGCACTACAGCTGCGTGCCAGACTGCGCGGGTTCGAATTGCCGGAAGACGTCAGCCGGTTTCTGCTTAAGCGTCTGGATCGGGAAATGCGCACGTTATTTATGACGCTCGATCAGCTTGACCACGCGTCCATCACCGCACAGCGCAAGCTGACCATTCCTTTTGTGAAAGAGATCCTCGGACTGTAATTGACGATCGCGATTAACGATCGTCGTTGAGGGTTGTCGTCGGAGATCGGTTACGACGACAGAATCTCCAGTACTTGCTCCGGCGGACGGCCAATACGCGCCTGACCTTGTGCCACGACGATCGGACGCTCAATGAGCTTCGGATTATCGATCATCGCCTGAATCAGCTGTGCTTCCGTTAGTGCGGCATCTGACAGCCCCAACTGCTGATAAATTTCTTCTTTGGTTCTCATCAATTCTCGTGCACCAGTAAAGCCCAACTGCTTGATAAGCTGAGCCAGCGTCGCGGCATCGGGCGGTGTATCGAGATAGAGCACGACGTTGGGCGTAATATGGTGTTCTTGCAACAGTGCCAGCGTTTCGCGGCTCTTGGAGCAGCGCGGGTTGTGGTAAATCGTCACGGCGGGTTGGGATGAATAAAGTTGGCTTGAAGACAGTGTCATCGTCATACTCCTTATCAGGATTTTTGGTACTGGCGGAAGCGCTGCTGCAACTGGCGGAGCTGGTCAATACGGGCGTCGTAACGTGCCTGTTCCAGACTCCCCAATTTAACCAGTGAACTTGCGTTGCTCAGTAACCGAATCGCTTGATCGAGCTGGCCGCTGAGTGCCAGACTCTCTGCTCGCGCGGCCAGTTCTTCCGCCCGCTGTCCTTGTGCTGCTGCGGCTTGCGCCAGCAGCTCCCAACCGTTCGAATCGTCTGGGTGCGCATAGGTATAGCGATACAGTATTTTGCTGGCAGCCGCAGGCTGTTTCCCTTCCACATAGGCATTCGCCAGATTAAGCTGAAGTACCGGGTTCGCCTGCGCTCCAGGCACGTTTTGTAAGCGGGCGATAGCCTGTGTCGCGCGGCTTTGCCCCAGATCGATGTCGGTCATCATATCCAGAAACCACGGATTATCAGGCGCGCTGCTTAGCAGTGGTTGCAGCACATTACGTGCTTCATCGTACTTCTTCGCCTGATAAAACTGGATTGCGCGGCCATACTTCGCAGCTAGCTGCTCCCGCACGTTGCCTTTTTCCCATTGTTCCAGCAGATCGTTGTTCAGCGGGCGCTCTGGTGAGCCATACATACCAAAGGTGCGTATTTTGGCGAACAAGAAATCCTGAGAGGATTGTACCGGCGTTGAACGCATTTGGTTGGCGCGGTTGCGCGCATCGGACAGGCGGCTTTCCGGCAAGGGGTGAGTCAGCAACATCTCTGGCGGCCTGGAAGCATAACGTGATTGGTCAGCCAGCTTTTGCAGAAAATTCGGCATGGCTTGTGGATCGAAGCCTGCACGCTGCAACACCTGAATACCGATGCGGTCTGCTTCTTGTTCATTCGACTGGGTGAACGTAATCATGCCCTGCTGCGCACCCGCCAGCGTGCCGCTGAGCGCCGCCATCCCCAACTGCGGGTTGGCCATCGCCAGCAGAATAGAACCGAGCGCGCCGACCCAGGTAAGCGGGGCGCTACGCTGCTGTGATTCCATGCTACGTGCCAGATGACGCTGGGTAACGTGAGAGATTTCATGCGCCAGCACCGAGGCCAGTTCGCTTTCGCTATCGGCATAGCGGAACAGCGCGGAATGCAGCACCACGTTGCCGCCGAAGAAGGCGAAGGCGTTAATGTCGTCATTGCGGATCAGGTAAAAATGGAACGGCGTACGCACCGAATCGGCTTGTTTTACCAATCTGTTGCCGAGCTGGTTAATGTAATTAGATAGCAGCGGATCGTTGATAAGCGGCGCACCTGCACGCAGCTGGCGGACGTAAAAATCGCCCATCGCCAGTTCCTGATTGATACTGAGCGTACCGCCTGCGGTGGTGCCGATATCCGGCAGCCGATCCTGCGTGTCGGCCTGAGCAGGGAGCAGGTTGCCAGCCAGTAACGCCCCAAACAGGACGGACATGACCGTTTTTCTTAACCGAATAGACATAACGGAAGATAACCTTATCAACAGCTAACGTGAAAACATTCTGCTGACTATCTTAGCCAGCGATGGCAGACAAAGAAATGCCCGAGCGGGAAAAACGTGGTGAAGGTGGTAGTCCGCATGGAAGAAATCTCATCTCACAGAGATCAATCTATCAGGACTGAGACGGTTTCAATGCTTCCAGACGCCGTAGCCAGTCTTCAAAATGAGGACATTGCTGACGAATCGTATCCAACCCAATATCTGCGGCAATCAGTGGTCCATGTAACGTTTTTTGATATTCTGGTATGGCAGCAAGAATACGTTTTGAGGGGGCGCTCTGTGGGCTATTATTAATGGATTCAGGAGAATCGAACGCAAGTTTAATACTGTTAAGTTGTTCTATCGCTCTTTTGTCCTCAAGCCAGTCTGCGAATTTTTCTGGTTCGCAAAACAGTAACGCTTCAAACTCATGTACTAAAAAATTAGGGATAAAATTAGGCTGAGCAATATCGGCATCAAAAGCATTTTCCAAATCTGAAACCCATGAATAAATATCACCGTTAACGGGCTTTCCCTGCCCAGCCTTAGGGAAATCCGTCGGTAAACCATAATAATCGATTAACGTTGTCACCCAAGCTTTCTTATCTTGCTGACAAAGTTTGGTAATTTGATGTTTCACTTTTCCATAGCTGACAATTCCACCTTTATGTCCCCGGCTGGTTTGTGCCAAGATCGCGTTAAGGTAAATATCTTGCTGCACAAAGTAGGGAGCTAGCGTATCGCGAACAAATGTTTCTTCTGTTTGCCCTTCAACAAACACATTAATCCTTGTCATGATTAGCGCTGTGGCCTCCCGCCAAGTATATTTTTCGTCCACAGCTCCCCTAAACTGTAATCTTCAAGCCAGTTTTGCAGCGTGTCTTGATCCAAACGTTTAAATGTTGAGGCGCCAAGGTGTTTATCGACGACGATAAGATCTTCGGCTTCAAATTCGTTAACCAGCTCAACAGATTGTGTTGAAACAATAAACTGGCGCTGTTCGCTGGCACTTCTGATGAGTGCGGCGAGCACGCTGATGGCATAGGGGTGTAGACCTAATTCTGGTTCATCCATGATGATGGCGCTGGGCATATAGATCTCTGGCTGGAGCAACACGGTAGCCAATAGAATGAAACGCAATGTGCCATCAGAAAGTTCATGTGCTTTAAACGGGATATCCTGAGATTTTTCAACCCATTCGAGCTGAATATTATCGGGATTATCCGGTGTTGCTCGGAGATAAAAATCGCCAAAGAAAGGAGCGACCATCTGGATCGTTTTCACAATACGCTGATAATGTGTTGTATGATTCTTTTGCAGACGAAATAGAAACGCGGCTAAATTCGCGCCGTCTTCCCGTAAATAGTCATTATCATTAATTCTGTGGATTTGTTTGACTCTGGCGCTTTCACTGGTGTCGTTTAAGTGATAAACCCTCACTGTTTCCAGCAAGGGAAGCACATCATCAAGTTTATTTGTGCCATTGTTAGAGCAAAATGTCTTATGTTGAGACTCAAAATGTCCATGGGTTATCGTGGTAGATCTGGCTTGGAGTATATCCTCAGATTCGAACATCATTCGATTATCGTTAGTGGGCTCCAAAGAAAAATGGTAACTAGTGTCTGTAAAAAATACTTCCCCTGCCAGATAAGGGCTCTTTTTGCGGCCAAAGTGCAGTAGCGCATCAGGTCCGCCATTCTTGCCTACAAAAAGTTGCAGGCGTTGAGCGAGCAGGTTTGTTATTAGGCGAAAGAAACTAATAAAGTTGGATTTTCCCGCACCATTCGCACCAATCAAAATATTCAACGTGCGCATTTCCACATCACAGTCGGCGATGGACTTATATCCTTTAATCACTATGCGGTTTAGATGATCGCTCTTAGCTACCGTTTTCATGATGGTGTTGTTGCCTTATATGACAGAGTTACTCGCATTTTACGATGACGTTGCATGTTGGTCTAATGTGGTATAGCAGAAAGAGAAGGTGAGGTCTTGTATCGCATATCTGATTTAACGAACTATTGTGAGCACTTTTCCATAATCAGAAAAACCGGCACGTATGACGGTGCCGGTGGAACATCTGAAAACCGTGAATCAGGCGCTTTTCAGATAATCGAGAACGATGTCGTGGTGGTTGCTGGTTTTGAAGTCGTCAAACACCTTCTCCACCTTACCGTTTTCATCGATCAGGAAGCTGATACGATGAATACCGTCATAGGTTTTCCCCATGAAGGTTTTTTCTCCCCAAACGCCAAATCCTTCTGAAACCTGATGATCCTCATCAGAAAGCAGCGTGAAATTTAAGACTTCTTTCTCGACGAAGCGGGACAATTTTTCTGACTTATCCGTGCTAATACCGAGAACTTCAACGCCATGTTTTTTCAAATCATCCATGTTATCGCGCAGGCCGCAGGCCTGAACGGTACATCCTGGCGTCATCGCTTTAGGGTAGAAATACACCAACACTTTCTGTCCCTGGAAGTCGGTTAAATTTACTTGTTCGCCATCTTGGTCGGGCAAGCTAAATTTCGGTGCAATATCACCGGCTTTCAGTGTGTTCATCACGACTCTCCGTCTTGTTTCTCTTCATGCTGTGGATATACCCATAATTTATACTATTGGGCATAGTTAACGACGCTAATACTGCCTTGTGCGTGCAATTCTGTACATAGCTGATGAAAGGCTGGCTCAATAATTGCGCTATCCAGCGTGGCAGAGCTGTGTGCGGCAATCTGAATATACAGCTGCGGCGGCTTGTCGCCCTCGGCGGGCTGGGTTTTTGAAACCAGCTCAGCAATGTTTAACTGGTGAGAATCGAACAAATCGGTAAAACGCTCGATGATGTGAGGGGAATCGGCAACGTCAACCTTCACCCAGACGGTTGAGGGCGTCGGCTGGCTGGCCTGTGACTCTGTTCGCTTCATCACGATCAGCAAATCCATCTCTGCGCCTTTCAGCGGCAGGGTCGATTCAATCAGCGTTATCGCGTTCCAACTGCCGGACAACAGCATAATGAAGGTGAACTCTTTGCCCAGCATAGCAAGACGGCTATCTTCGATGTTGCAGCCACAGCTACTGACGTGGCGGGTAATCGCATTGACAATACCGGGACGATCAACCCCCAGCGCGGTAATAACCAGATAGTGTTCTTGTGAGCTTGGCAACATCATGCTTCCTGTCTTTTTCCTCATTAATACATGGTAAACATAAAAAATTGCCTGGAGCAATTTTTAACGCCGCTCGCGGCGGCCCGAAGGGCGGTGGGCAGGGATAGCCCGCCGTAAAAACCTGGAGCAATTTTTAACGCCGCTCGCGGCGGCCCAGACACTATTTCGTGATTATGGACATTCGCGCTAAGGTAAGCGCTGGTAACCCGAGATAAAGCGCCTTTCATCATGCGACGCCATCAAACAACTAACGACTGGGTAAAACAGGCTCAGCATCCTGCCTCGTTCGAGCGAATTGAGGCTTTCTTCCGTGGGCATGGCTACGACCCCCATCGGCACGATACCTATGCGATTGGGCGGACGCTATCCGGCGTGCAGCGCTTTCACTACCGTGGCAGCCTGTGCAATAGCGTGCCGGGGGGAACGCTGGTGCTCCACCCTGATGAGATTCATGATGGCGAGGCCGGCTCTGTCGACGGCTTTCAGTACCGCATGATTTACGTTGAACCTGCGCTGATTCAAAAAATACTCGGCGGCAAACCTTTGCCCTACGTGAATGGCGGTATATCCAACGATCCACGTCTGTTTGCGGCAACGGAACCCTTGCTCAGAGCGATGGAAGAGGCGTTTGATGAGTTGGAAGAAGACGATGTGCTCTACGATCTGGCGCAGGCGCTGTCGGCCGTTGGTGGGCAGCGGCATCCGCGGCGCTTATTCGACTATCACGCTGCCGAGCGAGCGCGTGAATACATTCATGATGCCTTTGATAAAACGATTACGCTGGATGAACTGGCGCAGGTGAGTGGTCGGGATCGCTGGAGCCTGACGCGTGACTTCCGTGCGCTCTTCGGGACGACGCCGTACCGCTATGTCACTATGCGCCGTCTCGAACACTGTCGGCGGCTCATGCTGGCCGGTGACAGCCTCGTCGACATTGCTGCTCGGACGGGCTTCGCAGACCAAAGCCATATGACGCGCCATTTCGTGAAGGCATTTGGCATTTCGCCCGGTCACTGGCAGCGCATGTTCACCGCGCCTTAGCCAACTTGCACAATCGTTCAATACAGTCGGTACTCTGCTTCGCTAGTCTGAGGACGTCATCATAAGGAGAGACGATATGTATAAATCCATTAATTTTGCCCAAAAGTTAGCGTTATTTGACGATCGCTGGCAGCCAAAAGTAATCGCTGAGATGAATGACTATCAGTTTAAAATCGTTAAAATTCAGGGCGATTTTATCTGGCATTCCCATCCCGAAACGGACGAAACGTTCATCGTACTGGAAGGCCAATTGAGAATCGATTTTCGTGACGGTGATGTGCGCATCAGTGCCGGGGAAATGTATGTCGTTCAGAGCGGCGTTGAACACAAGCCTTATGCAGAACACGAAGTAAAACTGCTGCTGATTGAACCGAAAGGCGTGCTGAATACCGGTCATGAAGGCGGCGATCGGACGGCTGAAAATGATATGTGGATTTGATAGGTTGAGTGAAAAGCGACCTACAACGTCCCGTGAGTGACGCACAAGTCGCAGTAAACGGGCTGCTTTTACCCCAAAACGTCAGAAGCATTTTTAATTTCGTTTACTGCGTCATAAAAAAACCTGCGTCAGGCACCTACAACGCCCTTGTCCGCTTGCTTTTGCATAGAAGTCAAAAGTACCATGAAGCACTTGTTTGTGGAGGGGATGGCCAATGTTTACGGGAAGTATTGTTGCGCTAGTTACGCCGATGGACGCCAAAGGCGCCGTCGATCGGGCGAGCTTGAAAAAACTGATTGATTATCATGTCGCTAGCGGTACATCGGCGATTGTCTCTGTCGGCACGACGGGGGAATCTGCCACGCTGAGCCACGACGAGCATGGCGATGTCGTGCTGATGACGCTGGAACTGAGCGATGGACGCATTCCTGTCATCGCTGGAACCGGGGCGAATGCTACCGCTGAAGGCGTTTCACTGACTAAACGTTTTCATGGCACAGGCGTTGTTGGCTGCCTGACGGTCACACCGTACTACAATAAACCGACGCAGGAAGGCCTGTACCAGCACTTCAAGGCGATTGCCGAGCATACCGATCTGCCGCAAATCCTGTATAACGTACCTTCCCGCACCGGTTGTGACATGCTGCCGGAAACCGTTGCCCGTTTGTCCGAAGTGAAAAATATTGTCGCAATTAAAGAAGCGACGGGGAACTTAAGTCGGGTAAGTCAGATCCAAGAGCTGGTTAGTGAAGACTTTATTTTGCTGAGCGGCGATGACGCCAGCGGTCTGGACTTTATGCAACTCGGCGGTAACGGTGTGATTTCCGTTACGGCAAACATTGCTGCGCGTGAAATGGCGGAACTTTGCAAGCTGGCGGCACAGGGCAATTTTGTTGAAGCGCGCCGTTTAAATCAGCGCCTGATGCCACTGCATCAGAAATTATTTGTTGAACCCAATCCTATTCCGGTGAAGTGGGCCTGTAAGGAATTGGGACTCATGGCGACCGATACGCTGCGCCTGCCGATGACACCGCTGACCGATTCCGGCCGCACGGTGATGGGGCAAGCACTTAAGCAAGCGGGTTTGCTGTAATCGTTAGGGAGATTTAATGAGTTATTCATTACAAAAGTCGATGGTGGCGAAAGTTGTTGGCATATCACTCGTGATGTTGCTTGCGGCTTGTTCCACCGATCAGCGCTATAAGCGTCAGGTCAGTGGCGATGAATCCTATCTGAAGGCACCGGCGCTGCACGCGCTGAATACGCCTGCCGGGATGATTTTACCGGTGCAGAACGGGGATTATGATATACCGCCAGTTACCCTGAATGGCGCGGTCGGCAAGGAGCTAGATATTCGTCCTCCTGTGCAGCCATTGGCTTTGTTGAATGGTTCCCGTACCCAGATCTCAGGAGATACGGCCACGCTGTTGTTAGAAAACAGCGCGCAAAACAGCCAGCTCTGGTCTCAGGTTATCCGCGTGCTGCAAGACAAGGCGTTTACCATTGCCAGCCGTCAGGATGCCAACCAAACGCTAACGACCGACTGGATCTCATGGCCGCGTGAAGATGAAGATGTCCCGTATCAAGGGCGTTATCAGATTTCCGTGCAGCAGCAGGGATATCAGGTCGCACTGGTCGTGAAACTGCTGGGATTACAGCTGAACGGCCAGCCGGTAACGACGAGCGATCAGGCTCAGCGCTACACTGGCCTGATGCTAAATACGCTTAGCAATGGTCTGGATTCTCAGGCAACCGCACGAGAAAACGCACTGGCAAACCGCACCATCGGTTCGCTGGATGTGCAGAGCGGGGCGGATGATACAGGCTTGCCACTGCTGGTTGTGCGCGGCCCGTATACCGTTGTGTGGGATCGTTTGCCTGTCGCATTGGATAAGATCGGCATGAAGGTTAACGATCGTAGCCGTCCGCAGGGTTCTGTCTCCGTGACGTATCGTGCGCCGAGCGGCGGAACCTGGGATGATCTGGGCGCGAAAAATCCTGAACTGCCTAACGGCGATTACAAATTGCAGGTCGGCGATTTAGACAACCGCAGCAGTCTGCAATTTATCGACTCCAAAGGGCATACGCTAACCCAGTCTCAGAATGATGCACTGGTGGCCGTATTCCAGGCGGCGTTCAGTAAATAACGCATAAACCAAGGGTCGGATTATCCGGCCCTTCTTCATTCAACAATCTCTACCCGAATTGACGGGCGCTATCGGCAACCGTTCGGGGAAGCGTTAAATATCGGGTCGTACTTGTTGACCCTCACTGTGTGGAGTAATGAAAGATGCAAAAGCTAGCTGAGCTGTATCGTGGAAAGGCGAAAACCGTCTACACCACCGAAGATCCCGATCTACTGGTGCTGGAGTTCCGCAATGATACATCAGCAGGAGACGGTGCACGCATTGAACAGTTTGACCGTAAAGGAATGGTGAATAACAAATTCAACCATTTCATCATGAGCAAACTGGAAGAAGCTGGAATCCCAACGCAAATGGTGAGCCTGCTGTCTGACAATGAAGTCCTGGTGAAAAAGCTGGAGATGGTGCCGGTCGAGTGTGTCGTGCGCAACCGCGCGGCAGGGTCGCTGGTAAAACGTCTGGGGATTGAAGAAGGCATTGAGCTGAACCCGCCGTTGTTCGATCTGTTCCTGAAAAACGATGAAATGCATGACCCGATGGTAAACGAATCTTACTGTAAGACGTTCGGCTGGGTGAATGAAGAGAATCTGGCTCGCATGAAAGAGCTGAGCTACAAGGCGAACGACGTGCTAAGCAAACTGTTTGGTGACGCCGGGCTAATTCTGGTCGATTTCAAACTGGAGTTTGGTCTGTTCAAAGGCGAAGTCGTGCTGGGTGATGAGTTCTCACCGGACGGTAGCCGCCTGTGGGACAAAGAAACGCTGAACAAAATGGATAAAGACCGTTTCCGTCAGAGCCTCGGTGGCTTGATTGAAGCATATGAAGAAGTTGCGCACCGTATCGGCGTAAAATTAGACTAACTGCGCAATCGTTTACGTTCAGGCCGTCAGTTTGAAGTAGGCTGACGGCCTGAATATTTTCAATACTCCCTATCAGAACGCTGCCTTCTATTTTCTCTTTTCTGACCTGTGGTTTGCTGGCCTCCTCCCGATGCCGATTAATGTTATCATCGCGGTTTGCTTAACGCGCAACCCGACGACTTTCGGCAGACTCACATCCATGGCTTACTTCGATCCGACATTGTTAATTCTGCTCGTCCTGGCGGGGCTGGGTATCATCAGCCACAACATGACCGTCACGCTGGCGATTCTGGTTTTGCTGGCGATACGCATCACGCCTTTGAATAGCTATTTTCCGTGGGTAGAAAAATACGGCCTGAGCATCGGTATCGTCATTCTGACGATTGGCGTAATGGCACCGATTGCCAGCGGAAAAATTACCGCCAGTGAAGTGATGCACTCCTTCCTGCACTGGAAATCCCTGCTGGCGATCCTCATTGGTGTTGTCGTGTCCTGGCTTGGCGGACGCGGCGTGTCACTGATGAGTAACCAGCCTTCCGTTGTGGCCGGGCTGCTGGTGGGAACGGTCATGGGCGTGGCGCTGTTTCGCGGCGTTCCGGTTGGTCCGCTGATCGCCGCTGGCCTGCTTTCTCTGCTGATCGGCAAGACCTGATTAATCCGGCGCATGTGATGATGTTGCGTGATTTTTCCGACAGTCTATGCCAGCAGCAACGCTATGGTGTCCGGCGATTGCTGGTGTTGAGCGGTGACGCGAACTGGTGTGAAGAACAGGCGCTGACGCTTAGCCATCAAGCGTCTGGCGACTGGCTGTGGGTTAGCGAACACGCGCCTGAAACCGTTACCGCGCTGCCAGCCAGTCGAGTGCGGACGCTGCTGGGGCGAGAGTTTCTTCACGCGGTGTTTGATGCACGTATCGGCCTGGATGTCGAAGCGCTGGCGATGTTGTCAGGCACGCTACAGGCGGGGAGCTGGCTGATTATGCTAGTGCCGTCGTGGCAGACATGGCCGACGCAGCCGGATCAAGACAGTCTGCGCTGGAGCGAACAAGAACAGCCGATTGCTACCCCGCACTTTATCCAACATTTTCAGCGCCAGCTGTTAGCCGATGAGGACGTCGTTCTCTGGCGGCAGGATCAGGCGTTCGCGATGCGGCCATTGGCCGCGCGATCGGACTGGCAGCCAGCTAGCGGTGAGCCGACTGCGCGACAACAGCATATTTTGCATGAGTTGAGCGTTGCTGAATCTGGTGTATTTGTCATTACCGCATCGCGCGGGCGGGGGAAATCGACGCTGGCGGGCATGCTAACGCAGCGGAGTCGCGGGGCTTGCTGGATCACCGCACCTTCCCGCGCGGCAGCGGATATTCTGCAACAGCATGCGCGTGCCGATGCGCCATTCTGGGCACCGGATGCGCTGTTGGCACACTGCCACCTTCATGGCGCACCTGATATCGACTGGCTTCTGATTGATGAAGCGGCGGCGATCCCGTCTTCTGTACTCTCCGCACTGTTACC includes these proteins:
- the bcp gene encoding thioredoxin-dependent thiol peroxidase, which translates into the protein MNTLKAGDIAPKFSLPDQDGEQVNLTDFQGQKVLVYFYPKAMTPGCTVQACGLRDNMDDLKKHGVEVLGISTDKSEKLSRFVEKEVLNFTLLSDEDHQVSEGFGVWGEKTFMGKTYDGIHRISFLIDENGKVEKVFDDFKTSNHHDIVLDYLKSA
- a CDS encoding glycine cleavage system transcriptional repressor, with the protein product MLPSSQEHYLVITALGVDRPGIVNAITRHVSSCGCNIEDSRLAMLGKEFTFIMLLSGSWNAITLIESTLPLKGAEMDLLIVMKRTESQASQPTPSTVWVKVDVADSPHIIERFTDLFDSHQLNIAELVSKTQPAEGDKPPQLYIQIAAHSSATLDSAIIEPAFHQLCTELHAQGSISVVNYAQ
- a CDS encoding AraC family transcriptional regulator; amino-acid sequence: MRRHQTTNDWVKQAQHPASFERIEAFFRGHGYDPHRHDTYAIGRTLSGVQRFHYRGSLCNSVPGGTLVLHPDEIHDGEAGSVDGFQYRMIYVEPALIQKILGGKPLPYVNGGISNDPRLFAATEPLLRAMEEAFDELEEDDVLYDLAQALSAVGGQRHPRRLFDYHAAERAREYIHDAFDKTITLDELAQVSGRDRWSLTRDFRALFGTTPYRYVTMRRLEHCRRLMLAGDSLVDIAARTGFADQSHMTRHFVKAFGISPGHWQRMFTAP
- a CDS encoding cupin domain-containing protein, which produces MYKSINFAQKLALFDDRWQPKVIAEMNDYQFKIVKIQGDFIWHSHPETDETFIVLEGQLRIDFRDGDVRISAGEMYVVQSGVEHKPYAEHEVKLLLIEPKGVLNTGHEGGDRTAENDMWI
- the dapA gene encoding 4-hydroxy-tetrahydrodipicolinate synthase → MFTGSIVALVTPMDAKGAVDRASLKKLIDYHVASGTSAIVSVGTTGESATLSHDEHGDVVLMTLELSDGRIPVIAGTGANATAEGVSLTKRFHGTGVVGCLTVTPYYNKPTQEGLYQHFKAIAEHTDLPQILYNVPSRTGCDMLPETVARLSEVKNIVAIKEATGNLSRVSQIQELVSEDFILLSGDDASGLDFMQLGGNGVISVTANIAAREMAELCKLAAQGNFVEARRLNQRLMPLHQKLFVEPNPIPVKWACKELGLMATDTLRLPMTPLTDSGRTVMGQALKQAGLL
- the bamC gene encoding outer membrane protein assembly factor BamC: MSYSLQKSMVAKVVGISLVMLLAACSTDQRYKRQVSGDESYLKAPALHALNTPAGMILPVQNGDYDIPPVTLNGAVGKELDIRPPVQPLALLNGSRTQISGDTATLLLENSAQNSQLWSQVIRVLQDKAFTIASRQDANQTLTTDWISWPREDEDVPYQGRYQISVQQQGYQVALVVKLLGLQLNGQPVTTSDQAQRYTGLMLNTLSNGLDSQATARENALANRTIGSLDVQSGADDTGLPLLVVRGPYTVVWDRLPVALDKIGMKVNDRSRPQGSVSVTYRAPSGGTWDDLGAKNPELPNGDYKLQVGDLDNRSSLQFIDSKGHTLTQSQNDALVAVFQAAFSK
- the purC gene encoding phosphoribosylaminoimidazolesuccinocarboxamide synthase, giving the protein MQKLAELYRGKAKTVYTTEDPDLLVLEFRNDTSAGDGARIEQFDRKGMVNNKFNHFIMSKLEEAGIPTQMVSLLSDNEVLVKKLEMVPVECVVRNRAAGSLVKRLGIEEGIELNPPLFDLFLKNDEMHDPMVNESYCKTFGWVNEENLARMKELSYKANDVLSKLFGDAGLILVDFKLEFGLFKGEVVLGDEFSPDGSRLWDKETLNKMDKDRFRQSLGGLIEAYEEVAHRIGVKLD
- a CDS encoding DUF441 domain-containing protein; the encoded protein is MAYFDPTLLILLVLAGLGIISHNMTVTLAILVLLAIRITPLNSYFPWVEKYGLSIGIVILTIGVMAPIASGKITASEVMHSFLHWKSLLAILIGVVVSWLGGRGVSLMSNQPSVVAGLLVGTVMGVALFRGVPVGPLIAAGLLSLLIGKT